The DNA sequence CGACGTCCGTCAGGGCCACCCCGGGCGGGGGGTCGTCGACGGGGACCAGCCCAGAGTCCACCAACATGAGTGACTCGCCTTCTGCCTCCAGGGCCGGGCAGCCCGAGATGTGTGCGCGCAGCACCGTGTCGCCCATGACACGGTCACGATGCGTCGAACCCGCGCGACTCTGCGACGGGTGTGCGTGACGCGTATGAGGGGGCCGGGCCGACTGCTGGTCGCGCCCCACCCTGTTCTGTGACGGTTGCGGCGGGTGTTCGCCTGAGACCCAGCATCGGGCGGCGTCACGCGCGACGCGGCGCATGGCGCGCGCTGCCCTAGGGACTTCCCCAGGGGCGCGCGGGCTCTCGGTGCGTCGGCAGGAGGTGTCGAGGGCGCGACGCCAGATCGCCCGCGCTCTCAGGGGGACGGGCGCACTCGGCCGTCAGGAGATCACCAAGCGCGCGATCCGCCCGGCGGCGTCGGTCTCGTACGCGAAGTCGAGGTCGGCGACGCCGCCCGGGAAGTCGCCCTCCAGTCGCGCGTACACGTGGCCGACGACGTGTCCCGTCACCGTGATGGTGTAGGTGTACGCCGTCGACGTGCCCCGCAGCCACGCCTCGATCGCGTCACGGCCCGTCATGGTGCGCCCCTCGTCGCGGACCACGGCGCCCTCGGCGAACGCGTCCAGCAGCTGCGGCGTCGGCGAGCCGGTGTGACGGTCGAGGAAGACGCGCATGCTCGCCGGGACGTCGGGGTGCGGGCGGGTCGTGTCGTGGCTCATGGGCGCTCCTTGAGTAACTTCTACTATCGCAGTCACTGTATGCTCGACCGCAGACCCGCGCAACGAGCGAGACCATCGACCCGGGCGCGATCGGGGCCCGGGCGGTCAAGGAAGGAGCGGGGCGATGGTCGCCAAGATCCGGATCGAGGACCGTGGCTGCCCGCTGTCCGCCGCGCTCTCCTACGTCGGCGAGTGGTGGACGATCCTGATCCTGCACGACTGCTTCGACGGCTACTCGCGCTTCGACGAGTTCCAGTCGAATATCGGCCTGTCGTCCAGCGTGCTCACCTCACGCCTGACCACGCTCGTCGAGCGCGGCGTCCTGGAGCGGAGCCTCTACCAAACCAAGCCCGCCCGCTACGAGTACGTGCTCACCGACCTCGGCCGGTCACTACGCCCCGTGCTCGTGGCGATGGCCGCGTGGCGCAACGCCCAACTGGCGGCGCAGGACCGGCAGATGATCCTGGTCGACACCCGCACCGGGCGCGAGGTTGAGCCGCAGGTCATCGACCCCGTCAGCGGCGACCGCGTCGACGCGGAGCACTTCGCCTTCACGGCCGGCCCCGCGGCGAGCGACGCCATGCGACGCCGGTACACAGACCACGACGGCTCCGCCCGCCCCGAGCACGCCGTACCGTGACGCCTGCCACACCTTCGCCCGCACTCGACGTGCCCCCTCGCGCGGGCGCCGCCGGTGCGGGCAGGATCGTCGGGAACCGCCCCACCGCTCCACGCCTTCGGAGGCCTGTATGACCGCGGAACCGATCGTCGTCGTCGGTGGCGGGCTCGCCGCCGCCCGTGCCGTCTCGACGCTGCGCGAGGAGGGCTACGACGGCGACCTGGTCATCGTGACGAGCGAGCCGCACCTGCCCTACGAGCGCCCCCCGCTGTCCAAGGACTACCTGCGCGGGCATGGCGAGCGCGGCGCCATGTTCCCCTTCGACGACGACTGGTACCGCAGCCACGACGTCGAGGTGCGCACGCACGCCACCGCCGTCGGACTCGCGCCCGACGACCACCGCGTCACGCTCGCCGACGGGAGCACGCTGCCGTTCGGGAAGCTCCTGCTCGCCACCGGCTCGACGCCGCGCACGCTGCCCATCCCCGGCGTCGACCTGCGCGGGGTGCACCTGCTGCGCACGCTCGACGACGCCGACCGGCTCGCCGGGGTGCTGTTGCGCTCGGCGCTCGACGGCGTCGACGGCACAGGTCCGCGCGAGGGCGCCGTGAGCGTCGCGGTCATCGGCGACGGGTGGATCGGACTCGAGGTCGCGGCCTCGGCGCGGCAGCTCGGGCTGGAGGTGACCGTCATCGGCCGGTCCGCGCACCCCCTCAGCCGCGTCCTCGGCCCCGAGATGGGCGAGGTCTACGCGCGGGCGCACGAGCGGCACGGGGTGCGGCTGCGGCGGCGCGCCGACGTCGTCGGGCTCACCGGGCAGGGCGGGCGCGTGACCGGCGTCGACCTGGCCGACGGCTCGCACGTCGATGCCGAGGCCGTCGTCATCGGCGTGGGCGCCTCACCCAACGTGGGACTCGCCGCGAGCGCCGGACTGTCGCTACGCCCGGCCGCCGAGGGGGGCGGCGTCGTCGTCGACGCGACCCTGCGCACCACCCACCCGGACATCTGGGCGGCCGGTGACATCGCGTCGATCCCGTCGGCGACGTACGGCCGGCCGCTGCGCGTCGAGCACTGGGCGCGCGCCAACGACTCGGGCCCGCACGCGGCGCGCGCGATGCTCGGCGCGGGCGACGCCTACGACGTCCTGCCGTACTTCTACTCCGACCAGTACGACCTGGGCATGGAGTACACGGGGTTCGTCGACGGGCCGGGCGGCTACGACGAGGTCGTGGTCAGCGGCTCGGTCGACGACGGCGAGGCCTTCGCCTTCTGGCTGCGCGGCGGCGCCGTCCAGGCCGGCATGGGCCTGAACGTCTGGGACCGCATGCCCGAGGTCGAGCGCATGATCCGCGCAGCAACCCCACCGACCCGCGCGGCGCTGACGTCGTTCGTCTGACGTCGAGCGTCCCGGAACGTCGGCATCCGGGACCGGGAAGCCGACGTTCCGGGACGCTCGAACGGCGCCCGCGGGGGTCCTGTGGATGAGGGGCGGGCGGGGGTGGCGAGACGGGGTTGAGTGTTCCACGTGCCGCGCGCGGCGTGTACGACACGGGCGACGCCGGCCCCGGTGACCGCTATGACCAGCGCCGACAACGGGCGGCGCTGCTCGGCCCGCTCGCGTTTCCCGGCGCCGTCGCCGTCGGTGTGAGCGCGCTCATCCTGCACGGCGTGGCCGGGGCGCCCACCGAGGCGCCGCCGGAGGTCACCCTCCCGGACGGCTCGTCACGGATCGGCGGCGGCCCGGTCCTCGTCCGCCGCCTACCGCTCAGACGCTGGAACATCATCGACGGCATCCCGGTCGCGACGGTCGAGGACGCGCTCGCGCAGGCGGTGCCGCGACTCGGGCAACGGCACGCGCTCGCACTCCTCGACTCGGCACTGCACCAAGGGCTGATCACGCAGGACGGCGTCGCTCGCGCACACGCCGCGGCGGCGGGTCGGCGTGGCGTGGCGCGCACCCACGCGTGGTGGGGGTGGGCCGACGCGCGTGCCGAGTCGCCCGCCGAGAGCTGGGCGCGGGCCGGGTGCCTCCGCCTCGGCATCGCGCCTGACGTCCTCCAGCTCCCCGTCGTCGGGTCGGGTGGCCGAGTCGTCGCGCGCGTCGACCTCGCGTGGCTCCTGAGCGACGGCGGTTGGCTGCTCGTCGAGGTCGACGGGCGCGACGTCCACTCCACGCCCGAGGCGCAGTTCCGCGACCGCAGACGGCAGAACCTGCTCGACACTCGCCGCACGGTGCTGCGACGGTTCACCGGCCGTGAGGCCTGGAACGGCGAGCTGGCCGCCGCCGTCGCGCGCGACCTGCGCGCAGCGTCTTGGCGCCCCCGTCCGCAGACCCGCCCCCTCGCCCTCCACCTCGACGGCTGAGCACGTGCTGGCGAGCGTCCCGCAACGTCAGCCATGGGGACCCGGAGGCCGACATTGCGGGACGTTCGTCAGCGGATCGTCGAGCGGCGCGCGCGGACCGACGTCGCCAGCTCGCGCAGCAGGCCCTCGGTGGTGTCCCAGTCCATGCACTTGTCCGTGACCGACTGGCCGTAGACGAGCGTGTCGAGCGGGCCGGGCGCCTGCGCTCCCCCGACCAGGAAGCTCTCCATCATCAGGCCTGTGATGCCGTGCTCGCCCTGTGCCAGCCGCTCGGCGATCTCGCGCACGACGGCGGCCTGGCGCACATGGTCCTTGCCCGAGTTGCCGTGCGAGGCGTCGACGATGACACCGGCCTCGACCGCGCCGCCCAGCCCCGAGCGCGCCGCGACATCGAGCGCCGCCGCGACGTCCTGCGGCGAGTAGTTGGGCCCGCCGCGCCCCCCGCGCAGGATGACGTGGCAGTCGGGGTTGCCGGCCGTCTCGACGGCGGCCGCGCGGCCCTCGGAGTCGGCGCCGAAGAACGTGTGCTCGCTCGCCGCGGTGACGCAGCCGTCGACGGCGATCTGCACGTCGCCGTCGGTCGCGTTCTTGAACCCGACGGGCATCGACAGGCCCGACGCGAGCTGGCGGTGCACCTGCGACTCGGCGTTGCGGGCGCCGATCGCGCCCCAGGTCACGGCGTCGGCGATGTACTGCGGGCTGGTGGGCTCGAGGAACTCGGTCGCGGCGGGCACTCCGGCGTCGAGCACGCCGAGCAGCACCTCGCGCGCCAGGCGCAGGCCGTGGCGCACGTCGTGAGTGCCGTCCAAGTGCGGGTCGTTGATGAGGCCCTTCCACCCCACAGTGGTGCGCGGCTTCTCGAAGTAGACGCGCATGACGACGACGAGGTCGTCGGCGAGCTCCCGCGCCAGCGGCGCCAGGCGCGCGGCGTAGTCGAGCGCCGCCGCGGGGTCGTGCACCGAGCACGGGCCGACGATCGCGAGCAGGCGGTCGTCCTCGCCGCGCAGCACGTCACGCACCTCACGGCGCGACGTCGTGACGAGGTCGCTGCGCTCGGTGCCCAGCGGCTGCGCCAGACGCACGGCGCGCGGGGCGGGCAGCGCGTCGAGCGCGCGGATGCGCAGGTCGGAGGTCTCGGCCAACAGCTCAGCCTTCCGCAGGTCGGACGCGTCGGTCGCGCCCGGGGCGTCGGCAAGGCTATCGCTGGTGACGGTCTGGCTCATCGTCATGAGTGCGTGGCTCCTGGATTCCGGGTCGGGCGGGGCGCTTGTCGTGACCGGCCCTCCCGCATGCCCGGGTGATCCCGAGCGGCGACCGGAGCGCCTCGTCTCACGACGAAGGCCCTCGACGCCGCGCGTCGAAGGCCTGTGCTGGCTCCGGTGGGTTCGTTGGTCAGGCGTTCGCCCGCCACGCTCCACACGGAGCCGGCGTAAAGCGCCAATACCAACGGGTGTTCACGACGTCGACGGTACGCCACGCCTGCGCGCGGGCCAAACCCGTGTCCACGATGCGAGTCACACGATCAGCGCGGGGCGCGGCCCTCACGCGCGGGGCGCGGCCCTCAAGCGCGGAACACGGCGGCCCCGCCGCCCGCCTCGAACGCGTCCAGGAGCGCGAGCCGCTCGCGCGTCGACGGCTGCAGGTCGGCGGGCAGCGCGTCGCGCGCGAACCAGCCGACGGCGAGGTTCTCGTCGTCGCCCACGTGCGCCGCGGCCGCGGCCTGCGGGGAGGCCGGGCGCGCGGTGAACAGCAGGTCGAGGTACACCGACCGGTCGCCGTTCGCGTACTCGATCTCGTCGGTGGTCGACACGGCCGCGAGCGCCTCGACGACGACGGCGACGCCCGCCTCCTCGGCGACCTCGCGCGCGACCGCGATCCCGGGCTCCTCACCGGGGTCGACAAAGCCGCTGATCAGGGCCCACAGCCCCGAGTCCACGCGCTGGGCGAGCAGCAGCAGCCCGTCGTCGTCGCGCACGACGGCGGTCACGCCGGGCAGCCAGAGCAGGTCGGCGCCCACGCGCTCGCGCAGCCCCGCGACGTAGGGAGGGATCGGCATGAGCCTGAGCCTAAGCGTCCGGCGGGCGCGGGGCCCGACGCCGCGGCGACGGCGCGGGTCCACGGGGGACCCGCGCCGTCGGGCTCAGCGCGCCGTCTCGTCCCCCACGGCGGGCAGTGGAGTCGCGGCGTCGGGGTAGGAGGCCTGCGCGCCCGCGCCGGTCACGGCGTAGGCGCCCACCCGTGCGGCGAACCGCGCCGCGTCGACGAGGCCCACCCCGGCGGCGAGCCGCTGCACGAGCGCGCCGACGAACGCGTCACCCGCGCCCGTGGTGTCGAGGGCCGACACGCGCGGGGCGGGGATGGCGACGACGTCGGGCGGCCCCGCCTGCGCCGTCGCGCACGGCGTGGCGACGAGCGCGCCGACGGCGCCGAGCGTGACCACGACCGAGCGCACCCCGGCCCGGACCAGCGCCGCCGCGACGTCCTGGAGGTCACCCGCGTCGGGCGGCGCGCCCAGGAGCGCCAGGGCGCCGCGGGCCTCGTGCTCGTTGACCACGAGCGGGTCCGCGAGGCGCAGCACGTCCGGGTCGAGGTCGACCACGGGCGCGAGGTTGAGCACCACGCGGGCGGCGGCGGCGCGGGCGGCGGCCTCGACCCCGGACGTGGGGATCTCCCCCTGGAGCAGCACCACGTCGGCGGACGCGATGGCCGCGGCGTTCGCGGCCACCGCGGCGTCGTCGACCGCGGCGTTGGCCCCGGGGACGACCACGATGGTGTTCTCGCCGTCGGCCGAGACCGTGATGAGCGCGAGCCCGGTCGGGCCGGCGACCACGCGCAGCCCGGACAGGTCGATCCCGCTGGTGCGCAGCGTGCTCGTGGCGACGTCGGCGAACTCGTCGTCGCCGACCGCGCCGACGAACGCCACTCGCGCGCCCAGCCGGGCCGCCGCGACCGCCTGGTTGGCGCCCTTCCCGCCCGCGAGCACGGCCATCGACTGACCGGCGACGGTCTGCCCGGGGGCCGGATGCGCGGTCACGCGTGTGACGAGGTCTGCGTTGACCGAGCCGACCACGACGACGCTCATGTCGCCTCCTCCTGGCCGTCCGGCGCCCACCGCGCGCCCAGGAGCACGTCGAGCACACGGCGCATGACCTCCTCGCCGTCGGCGCAGACCGCGGCACGCGCGTTGGGCTGACCCTTGCGCGGCACGCGGAACTCGCAGACGGTCTCACCGCGGGTGTGCGTCCCGTGCAGTTCGACGGCCATACGCACATCCTGCAACTCGAACAGCTGCGGCCATGCGAGGTAGGCGGCGGCCGTGGGGTCGTGCAGTGCCATGGGGCGCGGGGTGACCTTGTCGATCATGCGCAGGTAGAACCCGACGTGATCCGCCAGCAGCGCCGCGTGCGGCTGGCCCGAGGCGCGCAACGCGTCCTCCTCGGCGGTCCGGATCGGCACCTGGCGGGTCACGTTGAGCCCGAACATCTCGATCGGGATGCCC is a window from the Xylanimonas ulmi genome containing:
- a CDS encoding NAD(P)/FAD-dependent oxidoreductase; protein product: MTAEPIVVVGGGLAAARAVSTLREEGYDGDLVIVTSEPHLPYERPPLSKDYLRGHGERGAMFPFDDDWYRSHDVEVRTHATAVGLAPDDHRVTLADGSTLPFGKLLLATGSTPRTLPIPGVDLRGVHLLRTLDDADRLAGVLLRSALDGVDGTGPREGAVSVAVIGDGWIGLEVAASARQLGLEVTVIGRSAHPLSRVLGPEMGEVYARAHERHGVRLRRRADVVGLTGQGGRVTGVDLADGSHVDAEAVVIGVGASPNVGLAASAGLSLRPAAEGGGVVVDATLRTTHPDIWAAGDIASIPSATYGRPLRVEHWARANDSGPHAARAMLGAGDAYDVLPYFYSDQYDLGMEYTGFVDGPGGYDEVVVSGSVDDGEAFAFWLRGGAVQAGMGLNVWDRMPEVERMIRAATPPTRAALTSFV
- a CDS encoding winged helix-turn-helix transcriptional regulator; this encodes MVAKIRIEDRGCPLSAALSYVGEWWTILILHDCFDGYSRFDEFQSNIGLSSSVLTSRLTTLVERGVLERSLYQTKPARYEYVLTDLGRSLRPVLVAMAAWRNAQLAAQDRQMILVDTRTGREVEPQVIDPVSGDRVDAEHFAFTAGPAASDAMRRRYTDHDGSARPEHAVP
- a CDS encoding ribokinase; this translates as MSVVVVGSVNADLVTRVTAHPAPGQTVAGQSMAVLAGGKGANQAVAAARLGARVAFVGAVGDDEFADVATSTLRTSGIDLSGLRVVAGPTGLALITVSADGENTIVVVPGANAAVDDAAVAANAAAIASADVVLLQGEIPTSGVEAAARAAAARVVLNLAPVVDLDPDVLRLADPLVVNEHEARGALALLGAPPDAGDLQDVAAALVRAGVRSVVVTLGAVGALVATPCATAQAGPPDVVAIPAPRVSALDTTGAGDAFVGALVQRLAAGVGLVDAARFAARVGAYAVTGAGAQASYPDAATPLPAVGDETAR
- a CDS encoding nuclear transport factor 2 family protein, which produces MSHDTTRPHPDVPASMRVFLDRHTGSPTPQLLDAFAEGAVVRDEGRTMTGRDAIEAWLRGTSTAYTYTITVTGHVVGHVYARLEGDFPGGVADLDFAYETDAAGRIARLVIS
- a CDS encoding NUDIX domain-containing protein, which translates into the protein MPIPPYVAGLRERVGADLLWLPGVTAVVRDDDGLLLLAQRVDSGLWALISGFVDPGEEPGIAVAREVAEEAGVAVVVEALAAVSTTDEIEYANGDRSVYLDLLFTARPASPQAAAAAHVGDDENLAVGWFARDALPADLQPSTRERLALLDAFEAGGGAAVFRA
- a CDS encoding 3-deoxy-7-phosphoheptulonate synthase, with amino-acid sequence MTMSQTVTSDSLADAPGATDASDLRKAELLAETSDLRIRALDALPAPRAVRLAQPLGTERSDLVTTSRREVRDVLRGEDDRLLAIVGPCSVHDPAAALDYAARLAPLARELADDLVVVMRVYFEKPRTTVGWKGLINDPHLDGTHDVRHGLRLAREVLLGVLDAGVPAATEFLEPTSPQYIADAVTWGAIGARNAESQVHRQLASGLSMPVGFKNATDGDVQIAVDGCVTAASEHTFFGADSEGRAAAVETAGNPDCHVILRGGRGGPNYSPQDVAAALDVAARSGLGGAVEAGVIVDASHGNSGKDHVRQAAVVREIAERLAQGEHGITGLMMESFLVGGAQAPGPLDTLVYGQSVTDKCMDWDTTEGLLRELATSVRARRSTIR